In the genome of Dioscorea cayenensis subsp. rotundata cultivar TDr96_F1 chromosome 1, TDr96_F1_v2_PseudoChromosome.rev07_lg8_w22 25.fasta, whole genome shotgun sequence, one region contains:
- the LOC120259112 gene encoding uncharacterized protein slr1919 produces the protein MASLAVASCRPPLSATNKEERWSPFADVLRRDRKFISERLKSAAAPFAPLRDRLSKSLGDLFWLRNLEDPLTLRTMRPPSSWPKLSYTPGLSGMDLLMADLGALRVYADYLHYVSKIWSMPLPEQYDPHQVADYFSCRPHVITFRILEIFSSVVLAAIKLYSLRSSKFYKNSIEKNGSLDNSNHYIGLLLKETILNLGPTFIKVGQSISTRPDIIGPEISKALSELHDKVPPFPREVAMKIIEEEMGCPIGNIFSYISEEPVAAASFGQVYQGRTVDGSIVAVKVQRPDLLPVVLRDVYILRLGLAVLRKVAKRKSDICLYADELGKGFVGELDYTLEAANASKFLEAHSQYSFISVPKIFGNLTKTRVLTMEWMIGENPTELLLLSSGSAQGKIVQSKGQATEAKARLLDLVNKGVEASLVQLLETGLLHADPHPGNLRYTSNGCIGFLDFGLLCRMEKKHQLAMLASIVHIVNGDWGALVYDLVEMDVVRPGVNFRRVTMDLEEALGEVAFKDGIPDIKFSKVLGKIWSVALKYHFRMPPYYTLVLRSLASLEGLALAADHNFKTFQAAYPYVIRKLLHDNSANSRRILYSVVFNKKREFQWQKIMLFLRIGLTREGKSGFSHFHGEKSRRYEKRYFRSCKPDIEALVNQGWGCSQKTSNVCGSCFFSSVNGF, from the exons ATGGCATCGTTGGCCGTGGCATCATGTCGGCCCCCGCTCTCTGCCACCAACAAGGAGGAGCGCTGGAGTCCCTTTGCAGACGTGCTCCGCCGTGATCGGAAATTCATTAGCGAGCGCCTTAAATCGGCCGCGGCGCCCTTTGCCCCACTTCGTGATCGACTCTCCAAGTCACTCGGGGACCTCTTCTGGTTGCGTAACCTCGAAGATCCCCTCACTCTCCGTACAATGCGTCCTCCATCCTCCTGGCCTAAGCTCTCATACACTCCCg GATTATCCGGTATGGATTTGTTGATGGCTGACCTTGGAGCTCTGAGGGTGTATGCTGATTATTTGCATTATGTGTCTAAAATTTGGTCCATGCCTCTACCCGAGCAGTATGATCCCCATCAAGTCGCGGACTACTTCAGTTGCCGCCCTCATGTCATAACTTTCCGAATTCTCGAG ATCTTTTCTTCGGTTGTTCTTGCTGCCATAAAATTGTACTCCTTGCGAAGTTCCAAATTCTACAAGAACAGCATTGAAAAGAATGGAAGCCTTGATAACTCaaaccactacattggactgcTTTTAAAAGAAACAATTCTCAATCTCGGTCCAACTTTTATCAAAG TTGGGCAGTCTATTTCTACAAGACCTGACATTATTGGTCCTGAGATTTCCAAG GCGCTATCTGAACTACATGATAAAGTGCCTCCTTTTCCAAGGGAAGTTGCAATGAAgattattgaagaagaaatgggttgccCTATAGGTAATATATTTAGCTACATTTCTGAGGAGCCTGTGGCTGCTGCTTCATTTGGCCAG GTTTATCAAGGCCGTACAGTTGATGGCTCTATTGTAGCTGTGAAAGTCCAGCGTCCAGACTTGCTTCCTGTGGTTCTACGAGATGTCTATATTCTTCGTCTTGGG CTTGCTGTTTTAAGGAAAGTTGCAAAAAGGAAGAGTGACATTTGTCTCTATGCGGATGAGCTTGGCAAAGGTTTTGTTGGTGAACTGGATTATACATTAGAAGCTGCAAATGCCTCTAAATTCCTG GAAGCGCATTCTCAATACTCTTTTATATCAGTGCctaaaatttttggaaatttaacCAAGACGAGGGTCTTGACCATGGAGTGGATGATAGGTGAAAATCCAACTGAATTACTTTTGCTATCCAGTGGGTCTGCTCAAGGAAAAATTGTTCAGTCGAAGGGGCAGGCAACTGAGGCAAAAGCTCGCCTTCTTGATTTG GTAAATAAAGGAGTGGAAGCGTCACTTGTTCAACTCCTTGAAACAGGTCTACTACATGCTGATCCCCATCCTGGGAACTTGCGATATACTTCTAATGGATGCATTGG GTTTCTTGATTTCGGTTTGCTTTGCCGGATGGAGAAGAAACATCAGCTTGCGATGCTTGCTTCCATAGTGCATATAGTAAATGGTGACTGGGGTGCACTTGTTTATGATTTGGTGGAAATGGATGTTGTACGGCCAGGAGTTAATTTCCGTAGAGTGACCATG gATTTGGAAGAGGCGCTAGGTGAGGTAGCATTTAAAGATGGCATCCCTGACATCAAGTTCAGTAAG GTTCTTGGTAAAATATGGTCTGTAGCGCTGAAGTACCACTTCCGTATGCCACCATATTATACACTTGTCTTGCGCTCTTTGGCTTCCTTGGAAG GGTTGGCGTTGGCAGCAGATCACAATTTTAAGACATTTCAAGCCGCATATCCCTATGTTATTCGGAAACTTCTTCATGATAACTCAgccaattcaaggagaattttATATTCG gttgtcttcaataaaaaaagggaATTTCAGTGGCAGAAGATTATGTTGTTCTTGAGAATAGGTTTGACAAG GGAAGGGAAGAGTGGGTTCAGCCACTTTCACGGAGAGAAGTCTCGTAGATATGAAAAGAGGTACTTTCGAAGTTGCAAACCTGATATTGAAGCTCTTGTCAACCAAGGATGGGGTTGTTCTCAGAAGACTTCTAATGTCTGCG GATCCTGCTTCTTTAGTTCGGTCAATGGCTTCTAA
- the LOC120261603 gene encoding chlorophyll a-b binding protein 6, chloroplastic: MASSSLRSCCAVFPTLLSSSKSQFATSVALPAGAGANATSRFSMSAEWFPGQPRPPHLDGSAPADFGFDPLGLGEVPENLERFKESEVYHCRWAMLAVPGILLPEALGLGNWVKAQEWAAIPGGQATYLGNPVPWGTLPTILVIEFLAISFVEHQRSMEKDTEKKKYPGGAFDPLGYSKDPAKFHEYKIKEIKNGRLAMLAFVGFCVQQSAYPGTGPLENLAAHLADPWHNNIGNIIIPRDISL, from the exons ATGGCTTCCAGTTCACTGAGGAGCTGCTGTGCGGTGTTTCCGACCCTCCTCTCGTCTTCAAAATCCCAGTTCGCCACCTCAGTCGCCCTCCCAGCTGGTGCCGGCGCAAATGCTACGTCCCGCTTCTCCATGTCAGCTGAGTGGTTTCCAGGGCAGCCTCGCCCACCACACCTTGATGGCTCCGCCCCTGC TGACTTTGGTTTCGACCCCCTGGGTCTTGGGGAAGTACCTGAAAACCTGGAAAGGTTCAAAGAGTCGGAGGTGTACCACTGCCGCTGGGCTATGCTTGCTGTT CCCGGGATCTTGTTGCCGGAAGCGCTGGGCCTTGGCAACTGGGTGAAAGCTCAAGAGTGGGCAGCAATACCTGGAGGCCAGGCCACCTACTTGGGGAACCCTGTTCCCTGGGGCACTCTGCCAACCATCCTCGTCATTGAATTCCTTGCAATTTCCTTCGTTGAGCACCAGCGCAGCATGGAGAAGGATACTGAGAAGAAGAAGTACCCAGGAGGAGCCTTCGACCCCTTGGGTTACTCTAAGGACCCGGCCAAGTTCCATGAGTACAAGATTAAGGAGATCAAAAATG GTCGCCTGGCAATGCTGGCCTTTGTCGGCTTCTGCGTCCAGCAATCAGCTTACCCGGGAACAGGACCGCTGGAGAATCTAGCTGCACACTTGGCTGATCCATGGCACAACAACATCGGCAACATCATCATCCCCAGAGATATTTCACTGTAA